In Harmonia axyridis chromosome 6, icHarAxyr1.1, whole genome shotgun sequence, a single window of DNA contains:
- the LOC123681654 gene encoding ATP-dependent DNA helicase PIF1-like yields MASCHVLDAVDRLLQDVRKDCRPFGGVCILLRGDVKQLLPVAAGRVRQIELYFTNCKAWIHFKVLKLKINMRIETGEDEFAKWLEELGQGTLNEKVIDNSVDSVRLSEHCLTNNITEDVFGHPDSLTAEQLASRAILCPKNEHCNRLNDVMLESFPGPLITLRSSDSVASGDEDEIANFQLEYLNSITPSGMPLHEFKIKVGVPVILLRNLNLNDGLINGTRLLVLSVTDALITAKIVNGRFIGRITFIPRMDLTSSDKTIPITLKRRQFPLKVCFALTINKAQGQTFNQVGIYLGSPVFSHGQLYVAFSRARNWNAVKVKVEQTKHQGKLLKFEILKQHSYQKYSFRQHSKDHRINNHLSQEPINHKCVEI; encoded by the coding sequence ATGGCCAGCTGTCACGTGTTGGACGCTGTAGACAGACTACTCCAAGATGTTCGTAAAGACTGTCGTCCATTCGGTGGTGTTTGTATTCTTCTTAGAGGAGACGTCAAGCAGTTACTCCCCGTAGCAGCTGGCAGGGTTAGACAAATTGAACTCTATTTCACCAATTGTAAGGCCTGGATTCATTTCAAAGTATTGAAACTGAAGATCAATATGCGTATAGAGACGGGAGAAGACGAATTCGCTAAATGGCTAGAAGAACTCGGCCAAGGTACTTTAAACGAGAAAGTAATAGATAATTCAGTTGATTCTGTTCGTTTATCGGAACATTGTTTAACGAATAATATTACAGAAGACGTCTTCGGTCATCCCGATTCATTAACGGCTGAACAATTAGCTTCACGTGCTATTCTTTGCCCAAAGAACGAGCATTGTAATAGATTGAATGATGTTATGCTTGAATCGTTTCCCGGACCACTAATCACACTTCGAAGTAGCGATAGTGTTGCTTCTGGAGACGAAGATGAAATAGCGAACTTTCAGTTAGAATATTTGAATAGCATAACACCCAGTGGAATGCCCCTCCACGAGTTTAAAATAAAAGTAGGCGTACCAGTTATTCTTTTacgaaatttaaatttgaacGATGGATTAATTAACGGTACAAGACTACTGGTGTTATCTGTAACCGATGCCCTAATAACAGCAAAAATTGTAAATGGTCGTTTCATCGGAAGAATAACTTTCATCCCCAGAATGGATCTAACCTCTTCAGATAAAACGATCCCCATTACTTTAAAGAGGAGACAATTCCCACTGAAAGTTTGTTTCGCACTCACAATCAATAAAGCTCAGGGTCAAACATTTAACCAAGTAGGCATTTACCTTGGTAGTCCTGTGTTTTCCCATGGCCAACTTTATGTTGCATTTTCAAGAGCTCGCAATTGGAACGCCGTGAAGGTTAAAGTAGAGCAGACTAAACATCAGGGTAAACTGCTGAAATTCGAAATTCTCAAACAACATTCATACCAAAAATATAGTTTTCGACAACATTCTAAAGACCATAGAATAAACAACCATCTATCACAAGAGCCAATAAATCATAAATGTGTAGAAATATAA